A stretch of DNA from Lotus japonicus ecotype B-129 chromosome 4, LjGifu_v1.2:
TTTTTCCATATAAATAGGTGAGTGAaattctggaatttttttttgaaatccatGAATTTAGAAGCacattatattaaataataaacacgACTTCCTCCTCATTTATTCACCATTTTAAAGGTTCAccattaaaattaagaaattaagttaatattttcattttaattgattttttaaaattttctatgTTACATTTGACTATTTTATTACGTTTCATCCCATTTATTAATCAATAGGGAAAAAatattcttatttatttatttatttatttatcctcATAATAATTAAGAATTATACTAATTTTAATCATCTTAATTATATTCTAACATTAACTTAGTAATTCAAAATTACGacacaattttcaaaattgagtAACAAATACAATTCCTTGGAAGCGCTTTCATGGCAGCAGTAGTACTACGACATAGAATTTTCTACATGGTAGCGTTGGAGTAAGGACCTTTACAAGTAGGTTGCCACTTGCTTCCTTCACGGTCGAACAAGATATTGACCTTAgatcaaaaagaaaaacttagttaagatgatttgaatgatgtgtTTAGTAATATATATTGGAGGGGATTGACTCCTCTAAAGTAAGTGAGTCATGATAGCATTATGGGTGAAAAATATGTTATGAGGAATGTGAGTCAAGTATACGGTGGCAAAGTCCTGTCTATCTTTAGAATATATGTCCATATTTGATATAGAAATTGATTCAAAAATgtcaaatttaaaaaaagaattagaAACTATTATTTCGATTTATTACCACATTAAATGTTATTCTGTATTCAGATGTAATCTATATTTAACCTATGggacaattttttatttttattcaaataatttGAGTAAGTTAATGTTATCATGCACGTTAGCTTGTTTGTTCATGTTGACCGTCAATGTAGGGTAATATATAACTAATAACTATTTATACTCCCTTTATTAGTTaactttaatattatttaaaaaatatcatttatatCATTGAAATTTACTACCCAAATGTATAAGCTATaatattcatttaattttttctatctcttgtgtttttcaaataattttgaaaataaaaaatttccatTTAATTCTAATTTAATCATGgtgtttcattttttaatgtttaaaaaatagttttatgagtattaattaaatggATGTTTTAGAATTATTCTTTTTCCATATAAATAAGTGAGTGAAATCCATGAATTCGGAAGCTTGATTTGTTAAATAAAGAATACCCGTTCGTCCTCAGTTATTCATCAGTTTAAAGGTTGACCAttgaaattaagaaataaagttaatattatcattattatgatttaatttgaaattatttttaaatttcttttatatatatatatatatatattttcagttgtcaaaaaaaatatataattattttactaCGTTTCTTCACATTTATATATCCATCCATAGagaaaatgaaggtggaaaagaagtggagatgtgtgtatatatcataactcgatACAAAAACAACACAAGGGATTCCAACACAAGGCACGATCACCAAggccaaaaagaaaaatagaagaaacaGACAGAAAAAACAGAACAGGGGGCATAAAAGCCAAACTGAAACACAAAGCTAACACCACAGGGGTTTAGGCGTGAAGCCACAGCTACACAGCCAACAGAAACCAGAAAAACAAAAGTAAATTAAAACAAACAACTATATAACTAATGAACATTGAATAATTGGTAAAATAACTCTAACTCATGGTCCCATCTACAATACTCACACAAGTTAATATCATCGTCCTCGTCATCTAGCAATACCCATCTATCAGTCTTTACTCTCCACCCTTTGCATGTGCTGTTAAAGTGACATAGAGGGCTCTGATTGTGCTCAAGAGGTGCATTAGTTTTCCACATACATTTCAACAATCGTTTAACATTGTTCCTGCTACTTACAACACACTTGGACTTCCTCAGAAGACGGACATGCTCGAGTCCTTGTTTTCTCAACTCATCATCTTTGGAGCATAAGGAAATCATACCGTACACATATATTGCTTCATTGTGACCCTTTTGAGCAGCCACCTTCAAGATCTCAAGACCATCAATCTTTCCATGTGGATAATTAAAATACTCTCGCAACCCTTCTCGGTACAAGCTTTCAATGTTTCCACATTCCCTACAACGATTCAAGAACCATGATGTTTTGTCGCTAGGAGACCAATGAATTAACGGGAACGTGTCCAAAGAAAATCTTTGCAAAACATAGCTATCTTTTGTTGCGTCAAGAAAATCTTTAGAACACGTTTTGATTGTGTGAAGGTCAATGAAGGATTGTGAAGCTAGAGTTGCAATCACCTCTACTAATAAGTCTCTCGGAAGCGCTTTTATGGTAGCAGTAGAATTGTGACATGTAATTTCCTTCATCGTAGTGGTGGAGTTGGGACCTCTACGAGCGCCATGTCTCTTACTTCTTGCCCTCTTCACTAATCTTTCATAAGCCATTGCTGAACAAGATATTGGCTTTAGATAAAATGAAAAACTTAGTGATAAGATGATTTGAACGATGAGgttagtaatatatatataggaggGGGGCTGACTCATCTAAAGTAAGTCAGTTATATGTTAGTATtatgggtgagtttttgtgtgAAGTGTGTGAGTCAATTAGAGTGACGAAATTCTCTCAATCTTTAGAAACGATGTATATGCCAATATTTAATATAgaaattgaaattcaaaaaagtcaaatttaaaaagaattaggaattattattttaaatttttatgattttaaatagtATTCATGTTTAATCAATATTTAActtttggaacaatttttattttttaggcttaaagtTTCAAATAGCCCCTGGAATTTCAAAGGGAATGAGTTTCAGgacctaaattttttttacctcaaattgggtccctagattttattttttaattcaattaaggccaaatgttgTCACCTCTCAATTTTGTCCTTGTCTCCATTTTCACAtgcatttttttaattgaaaaattataaaactttaatttttaattccaactcatctaTATACTTcagaaaagaggaaggttgtgagacCCACCTAGCACACTTGACACTCCAAGAATAACTTTCACCCAACCCCCTCTTTACCTGACAAGTGTCACCATGACATTGATTTGGACCAAAGTATTACAAGCCCATTTTTATATGAGTTTGGTATGGAGGCCCATTAGTTGGCAACACATTTATTTGAATTAAACCTATTTATTTGAATGCAATGCCAATTGATTTCACTCATTTATTTGAAAAAGTCAAATTGAAGAGCCACAACTATAGAATACAAACAACATTCAAAAAATTGCCGAGTTTAATTATCCTTCTTTAATgctacattttttaaaaaatattctaGAAGGTTAGGctaaattgaatgaaaaaaattaaagttgagTAAATTTATTTCCTTTCTCAATGAGTCAAAAATTCCAATTGACACACAATTAATTTACAGCCAAAATTCCAGGAGTATTGAATAATTGTCGTTGATTGGGGCAATTATATAGATGTataaatgaatataaaagaataaACCTAAAAAATCGGCCTCCTTGATTATCCTTCTTTAATGCTactgattttaaaaaaaattccagaagATTAGGCTAATTAGatggaaaattttaaaattgagtaAGTTTATTTCCTTTCTCAATATAAAAGAATAAACCTAAAAAAACGGTTACACATAATGCTGACCTATATCAGTTAATGctttatgtttttaaaattaagtatTGATTTGTACCTATTTATTCATTTGATTTAattcttttaaataaaaacttcaaatttaaatgATATTGTCAAATTAGCATTGATTCTATTTACTACTTTCCAATTTGACGACCATGAAAAGAGCAGGAGATCTTAAATTTTAGCAGCCTCGACAACAGCCATGGTGGATTGCAGAACCAATTATACAAAATCACCCTACTTCATTGCAATTTCTTCAAATGAAAGCCCTTTGTTTTTATCATTGTTCTTGAGATTCCAGATATTTACTTCTTCACACTAATGTTTATTCAATCCCTAATATTGTCACTCCAGAATCTGAGAAGATAAGTTTCAAACCCTCTTTCATAGATTTATGGCACTGGATTCCCAATGTTCAAAGAGAGGAGATATACTCCAATTTTCGGTGGAAACATGGTTACAGAGGAAAGGCGGAGGTAGAGTGTGTGTGGGAGAAaagaattgatttgaaaagttaaTGGTGTGGGGCTTGATGAGGCCAGGTGTCATTTTATGATTGAAGAACAGCACCAACAGCACAAATGGAACTGCACTTAAGTTTTTCCCTTAAAATAATTCAGCATATTGTTGGATTTGTGTATTCATTAAAGTGATATATTCGCTTTTCAATAAAATGATATATGTCTcttatttttttgggttttttgctttaatttaattttgatatCTAACATGTATTCAGGCTGTTCGGACTAGTCTTATGCCTGGCATTTTAAGAACTGTTGCTCACAACAAGGACCATCCTAAGCCCATAAAGGTATTTACTTAAGGTCAACCCTCTGGTGATTTATCTTTTTAGTATGAGGCATATTTTCTATTATGAAAGCATGATCTTCGCATTAAAAATCCACTGTTAgtgataaaaaattatttggGATGTTTTATATTAGTTATATCCTTTCAGTGTAATATTTATGAATCTGACTTGAAAGTTTTTCTGCAAATCATTGTCATTTCACATTTCCACTATTCCTTAATTAGAGATAACATCTAGCATGCAACACTCGTATGAATACAGATGTATTAGAGAAGTTGATCTTATTATATTTCTGAACTTAGTTACAACTTACAAATCAAAGAAAGATTCAGACTTCAGTTAGAGAAATTTGGCTCTACCTCAGCACTTTACAATGCTatgtcactttttttttttcctgttttctCTATAGTAAGCTGATAAGAATACATTTCGATCTTAATTTTTGATTCAGATTTTCGAAGTAGGTGATATAGCAATTTTGGATGACAAAAAAGATGTTGGTGCCAAAAATCTACGACAACTTGCTGCACTTTACTGTGGGGCTAATGCAGGATTTGAGGTATACTTAGTAATGATTTCATGCCACTTTAGTTGGTTCTTTACTCTTTGAATACAAGTTATTGAACATTTGATGTATCACTATCTCTACTTGATTGATCAGATATGATCAATTCCTTGATTGTTCTTTTTCAGAAGACTAAGAATCTAAACTAGCCATATTTATAACAAAAGtttgatatttaaaataaatatatactcACAGTTAGCATATCATAAATTAGCATTTTTCTTTCTAGACAAAGAATAAAACCTGAATTATTGTACTTAAATTTACCTATTGATGTGCAAATAATTCATGGCTTGGTGGACAGAGTAATGGAAATGAATGGGATTCCCTTTGTTTCATCTGGTGATATATCGGGGTATTATATTGAGCGGTCAGATGTAAGTATGTTaagtgttctgggaatgaacattgagggaaggtatagtacctaagggtagagagattgtgctagagagagagagtaagagagagaatgctgaatttcatgtgttattttatcaaatgagccaaaagtcccttacaattgataactacctcctatttatagagcttgggtactacctattgggccaattgggcctccgagatcaaggcccatctgaagtccagggccccgcctcagggcgggatacatgctgggcgttgcccctctagaggctcgcccagtccattaaGTGTTAAATTCTACATAAgagttctgttttttttttgcctatTGCTTATAAGGAACCTTTTAGTCTGCTTCTGGTGACTCGTTTTTTAACTCAACTGCTTATTGAAGGAACCTGAGTTTCTTGCTGGAAGACAAGCTAGAATCGTTTACAAGGGAAAGCAAATTGGGATTTTTTGCATTGTTCATCCCGAGGTACTTAAGAACACTAACATTATGTCATCTTGGTTTGACATGGCCAAATTTTTGTACATTGGTTTCCCATATATTTTTTGTGTGATTAAACCATATATAACAAAGGTGCTTTTGGATGGGTTAAAATGATTAGAAAAGGGGGATTTGCAGAATGGTGGTGCAAGAGTTCCATATTTTTTTGTTGAGCAGATTGTTTCTCCCTGGCAATAAATCTCTATGTTCTATTCAAACTTAGCACTGTTTTATCTCTATTTCCTCATAATATAATTTGCATTTGTCCTTTCAAAACGAAGTACTAAAGTGCATGTACTTTGGAGTCATATACATCTAAAACAAATTGTTATATTTCTTTTCAGGTATTAAACAACTTCGACATTCTAGATCCTTGCTCCTTTGTAGAGCTTAACATTGAAAGtttgttataaaaattatttgtttcaAATGTAAGTATCTCCATCCTAGGCTATTTGCTATTGTTAACATCTTCAGTACTATTTTCCACCTATTCCCATTCACAGTTATGGTTGTTACTTGTTAGTATGTGTAGTTTGTATTTTCATCAGGCTGTTTGCTCGTGTAAATCTGTATTTTTCTACCTATTACTACACCATCTCCTTCTCCTATTAAGTTTGGTTCCGCTGATGTTGATTTTCTTGCAGGTATCCATTTGCCCCTGGCACCATTTAATCATTGTTCCTTCAATCTGGGAATCAAGATCCTTCACTTCTTGAGCCGCATACTTGTTCTTGGAATTTAGGACTACACTAGCTGGGGAGAGGAGTATGTAACTAATATGCCCTAGATTAGGGGTGTTTTGTTCATTATACGATTGTGTAATTTTCTTAAGTTTATTATTAGAAGCAATGAGTTGTCTACTGGGATAATTCTAACATGAATCATAGAGCTATTGTTGAAAAATAGTTGATTTCGGCCTTAAAACAAGACAGGATATTGGTACGTTTCAATTGTCTATACAAGATAGTAGTCTCAAGACCTATTGTTTGATCTATTGACGTGGCAACATTTGATTGATTGCAAGTATTTTAGGTACCAATATTTTACTGTCATGATCATGCCAATCTTTTGTTTTGAACAGCTATTAGTGCGTGATGTACGTGCCGGATgtatataattttataaatttccACATCTTTCTTTGAGGGCTCACGAACATCAGACACATTGGTAAGGGCTCCCCAAGTTAATTTTTCATCATAAAAATCAATTCATTTTCAGCATCTCCATCTCAACCCATTTCTCCCTTGAATTTTTTATCGTGTGGCTATTTAGTAGTAATCAATTTCCTAAAATTAACTTTGGTGATCAAGTTTTCCTCCAAACTAGAACAATCAATCCACATGGCTTTTTATATGATCAGGATTGTTTAAGGTGACATAATGAACAagccattttcattttctagtgAATATATACGTGTCAATTACTCTGTTCCAAAATATATAAGTTGCTCTAGGAGTGGGCCTCTGTTGGTCTCCCTAGCATATCATTGGCGCTCTGCTCGGTAGTCTTGAGGTGTTTTCTCTCCGTTCTACCatttttgtaccaaaaaaaaaaatatatatatatatatatatatacatatacatatgtTGATGCGTGAGTGATTAGTACTAATTTTGTCTACATGTTTTCGATTTCGTTTTCCATTTTGTCTACTATATGAAACATTTCTGTCTTGTAATATAATCATATGCTATGGTGCATGGCAAAAATAGTTCAgtgagaaaaaaagagaagctGACAACAAACCAAGTATGACCCTAACTACTTGACTAGTTTCTTAGCTTTCCttcttttatttaatgttaGTGGATCGCCTTTGAGGTTTGATAAAATCTTTCGCAGTTATATTAATATAAGTGATTAGGATATCATCCATATTTAAGCTAAAGCAGAGCGCAGATTCTGTACGTACATCATAAACTAAAGCTACATGATAGTAAAATATTAAGTACTAATTCATattatttatgattttataaattTCCACATGAAAACTACATTAATGCATTTTTCATGAGAGCATTGCTATAGAGCATGAAGGAATTGGCACACCCAGAGCACGACAAGTTGTTTCATGTTTTATGGAAAACAACTCAAATcgttaataaataaaaagacaaaaaaaaattggtaagATGCACTTGTCGTGTGTCTCGTGCATGGAAGTTCTCGTGCCTCATATCATTATTCTTTTCATCATGCAGTCACATTTATTATGAATCTTGTCAGAATGTTGAGGGAGTGCTTAATAGTCGCTTTTCTGAAAGCATGGCCTGACATACTAGCACAGAACTTATAAATAGgattatatatttaaataactatttttgaatatataaaatataaatattcctATACAGAGTTTATGATATCTaatttttcgatgtaccaaaaaaaaagagtttatgatatttttttttcgaaagctttttttttttctttttcaaaagcTGTTATGAAATCTTACATTCATTAATTATCTAAATAAATGAAGATAATCAATTTAGTATGGAGAATGATTTGTTGGTAGAGACCTCCCCACTTAATATGATCTTCGAGTTTCGAGGAGATTTGTCGTATGGCTTCCGGCGGTAAAGATACATTGGAAAACTAACTAATTATATTGGAAAACCAACAAATAATCTAGATTATACGCGACTGATTAACTAATTTAATTTCGTTAAACAATTATTTCTCCCAACATCCTAAAGAAACATTTAAAAActaactactccctccgttccagaaagtttgttgttttgtaccatttttcaatatcccaaaatgtttgttgttttagaaaaccaatgcattttttgctaattgtTTCCACctctaccctcatttaatacattttctctcacttatcaccttccATATtaaaccaaccacaactcttctctattaattacattcttctctatctaagtataatttaatagtgacacatcatactagtaaaagtaaataagggcaatctagtcaaattgtgatatcaataattgttttcttaatctttgtgtcacaaccttaaactacaaactttctggaacggagggagtactacattcattcctatttaactgtccagggAACACACATATTgaggagtgcaattaattttgttaattttcaggAAATTActatgttttcatttttcaccctttagaatgtagtttatctttcctcatttattgttcgtGCAACGGTATTTCTTTGAAAagcatcatttaatgctctcttgaaactctaagtgaacAAATATATAtgtgaacaaattttttttttcaaagtaaacagttaataaggaacggaggtaATAGTATTTTAACTCGTACAATGCACGTGCAGATTTTTGTAAAACATATCTAAATTTGAAACATAAATTTCAATAAATTACTATgcataaataaaatttatattgtAAACTTGCAATAAATAATTGACTGAAGTCTATATATATAGGAAACTATGAAATTATACTTCATACACGTTGTCAATGATCGAACTATCGAACTAtcgatgtaacaccccgatttcggtggcgtcactttagtaaccaaaagtaaacttaatgcggaaaaacgtgaatatttttttttgataataactaagacataactgaattaaaaaaaacccaacagtaacgataaacagaactaatatacaatatatagaacagcccccccgctgtaagtagctagccacgtcacgagtaaacctccagtgacgggtaatagaagagtagcgcccgtaggcaatatgtacaaaccgaatataaaggtaagtgtccgcaacactatccctcaaaactgagaataagctgacccaatggcctgaaaataagacctcctaagtccaaccaactctctgtgattcccataaggaaaccacacaaaaagctataggtgggaaactaccctgtcccaaaagaaacaaatgatgttcagagctaagactctactcctacactaatcccatcttgaggagttcacaccagcactaaaacctacatgctagcatgatcgtcgtccgaactcgaaatccagaacgacctagtctatgtacaccatccgtcatcctctcgctaccgcgatgcgctcctgttccagcatctcaacccctagtttcccccgaagggtgaaccatcgtgaaccagcccgccaaagacatctgacaaagggcgtttgtccgccaaagcacacacagaagacgcgagggtcaactccaaagaattacgtaaataatagcaccaatagatatagataagagaatagccacttaggcttatagctagggataacatcctagggttgcatattccataatgaacttaacagcaataataacaattaacatgttccaattaggattaacaaataataatcacattcgacaactaaattagtatgcatgttgcatgatatgcaatgcaggttaacccagtcaaccaatatgcattccggaacggatggacatcaacggatcagccctaacaccagccacggtggagccaattcggcccgcgtgcctcttactccaacgacagcggtagtcagatctgcagtaaacccgtaggtctgccatttcggtctgctactaagagtcacctaacagcgctcttacgcggaaatcctggtcttataaccaattttggaatccgccgtggtccggtatctcgccgtgtttaaaccacttaatgagtgcatgcaatgcagtgattagccatacaacgtctccgacctcactcgacacgtcgccacgtgttctagctagattaatgtctctaaaagcttaccctaaggtaaagtcgattctgcgacaaaagacactccTTCACAACAACAtggtaactcatgatgatctccaaatcatccgactcatctcaatccgatggtcataactgctcaacgagcacagagtattacactctcggaaactaacggtttcccggacttatccccaggatagcccaacaacgcatagctgctccaacagcacaagagcatcaacatactcacacttctcagcttcctcaacgattggatccgacgacacttctcattttccaaagactaagatttgcatccgaagcttcctttcgagtttattatcattaattgaagatttagaggttgtttaatgtcttatgagttttctttacaaaatactatcctttttagtcttatcgcaaatcctataagttctcgggatctcctaatccccaattgactctagagaatgtctcgatccataaacatcataacaaggtccgaatctcattcgtcctatcaaactttcttaaaactctcaaaataaaatcggcatgacctgcccgcaatcctcactatacagaatctcagatttcattaccAAAGCATAAttactcagcacaatcaatcaacatgtcatgtatcaacatattaagcaataaccacatagcacttagcatataaggcatgcaccacacatcctagattacccaca
This window harbors:
- the LOC130713671 gene encoding phenylalanine--tRNA ligase beta subunit, cytoplasmic-like; amino-acid sequence: MPGILRTVAHNKDHPKPIKIFEVGDIAILDDKKDVGAKNLRQLAALYCGANAGFEIIHGLVDRVMEMNGIPFVSSGDISGYYIERSDEPEFLAGRQARIVYKGKQIGIFCIVHPEVLNNFDILDPCSFVELNIESLL
- the LOC130713084 gene encoding uncharacterized protein LOC130713084, whose amino-acid sequence is MAYERLVKRARSKRHGARRGPNSTTTMKEITCHNSTATIKALPRDLLVEVIATLASQSFIDLHTIKTCSKDFLDATKDSYVLQRFSLDTFPLIHWSPSDKTSWFLNRCRECGNIESLYREGLREYFNYPHGKIDGLEILKVAAQKGHNEAIYVYGMISLCSKDDELRKQGLEHVRLLRKSKCVVSSRNNVKRLLKCMWKTNAPLEHNQSPLCHFNSTCKGWRVKTDRWVLLDDEDDDINLCEYCRWDHELELFYQLFNVH